In the genome of Hymenobacter cellulosivorans, one region contains:
- a CDS encoding PKD domain-containing protein, which yields MKNYLPLITSICLASCSTDSEVKPAEIKPATANFEMPESNEASIATVFQNKSLAAKRYAWSFGDGSTSTDENPTHTYTRTGQYLVKLKAFGERNDSITKSITILPYKIFTHSSTRIGGVYSCKIVTFVKPPGSPLSIHRLADKDITITEQAPDKVLWDSNTLIYSSSSSTSRQLPGGPYHTFGAPTDIRRKTVLAFFYTSGDSAVFLIDELPGHGSIQTYYHGKRRP from the coding sequence ATGAAGAACTACCTACCACTTATTACCAGCATTTGCTTGGCTTCCTGCTCTACCGACTCAGAAGTAAAGCCAGCAGAAATTAAGCCCGCTACTGCCAACTTTGAAATGCCGGAGAGCAATGAGGCAAGCATTGCAACAGTCTTTCAGAATAAGTCACTGGCAGCCAAGCGCTACGCCTGGAGTTTCGGCGATGGCAGCACGAGTACCGACGAAAACCCCACCCACACTTACACTAGAACCGGACAGTATTTGGTAAAGCTCAAGGCTTTTGGCGAAAGGAATGATTCCATTACCAAAAGCATCACGATTCTACCGTATAAGATATTTACACATTCCTCCACGCGTATTGGTGGGGTGTACAGCTGTAAAATTGTCACGTTTGTGAAACCACCCGGGAGCCCTCTTTCTATACACCGGCTTGCGGATAAGGACATAACGATTACTGAGCAAGCCCCTGATAAAGTGCTCTGGGATTCCAATACCCTTATATATTCTTCTTCATCATCCACTTCCAGGCAACTACCAGGAGGGCCATACCACACGTTTGGTGCCCCTACCGACATCCGGCGCAAGACTGTATTAGCCTTCTTCTACACTAGCGGCGATAGTGCGGTTTTTCTGATAGATGAACTACCTGGCCATGGTTCAATACAGACGTATTACCATGGTAAGCGCCGGCCTTAG
- a CDS encoding purine-nucleoside phosphorylase has protein sequence MQDLREAAAHIRQLIGDFQPEFGIILGTGLGALVHDIDVAFTLPYAQIPHFPVSTVESHSGNLLAGTLAGHRVLVMQGRFHYYEGYSMPQVVFPVRVMKLLGIQKLFVSNASGGLNPDYDYGDLMLIEDHINLQPTNPLVGKNLDALGPRFPDMLEPYSQALLTQAQEAAQQLGFADKVRRGVYASLPGPMLETPAEYRYLRTIGADAVGMSTVPEVIAAVHMGLPVLAISVITDLCSPGKLKRVEIADILRVAAEAEPRLTALLRTVLEQQ, from the coding sequence ATGCAAGACCTCCGCGAAGCCGCCGCCCACATCCGCCAGCTCATTGGCGACTTTCAACCCGAATTCGGTATCATCCTCGGTACCGGTCTGGGCGCCCTGGTTCACGACATCGACGTGGCCTTCACTTTGCCCTACGCCCAGATTCCACACTTCCCCGTGTCGACGGTGGAAAGCCACTCAGGCAACCTGCTGGCCGGTACGCTGGCGGGCCACCGGGTGCTGGTGATGCAGGGCCGCTTTCACTACTACGAAGGCTACTCCATGCCCCAGGTGGTATTTCCGGTGCGGGTTATGAAGCTGCTGGGCATTCAGAAGCTGTTTGTGAGCAACGCCTCGGGCGGCCTCAACCCCGACTACGACTACGGCGACCTGATGCTCATCGAGGACCACATCAACCTGCAGCCGACCAACCCGCTAGTAGGCAAGAACCTCGACGCGCTGGGCCCGCGCTTCCCCGACATGCTGGAGCCCTACAGCCAGGCCTTGCTGACCCAGGCCCAGGAAGCCGCCCAGCAGCTGGGCTTCGCCGACAAAGTGCGGCGCGGCGTGTACGCCAGCCTGCCTGGTCCTATGCTCGAAACCCCGGCCGAATACCGCTACCTGCGTACCATCGGGGCCGATGCCGTGGGCATGAGCACCGTACCCGAGGTTATTGCCGCCGTGCACATGGGCCTGCCGGTGCTGGCCATATCGGTTATCACCGACCTGTGCTCCCCCGGCAAGCTTAAGCGAGTGGAAATTGCCGACATCCTGCGCGTGGCCGCCGAGGCCGAGCCCCGCCTGACGGCCCTGCTGCGCACGGTACTGGAGCAGCAGTAG
- a CDS encoding DUF4249 domain-containing protein: MNSLSFHQNRYLRNFWLRLPLALISLLVLTTGCNLQKDIDVELPAFPPQLVVECYLEPGQVPRMTVSETVPYLSSPTPTLLTDVSVVLTLPSGQKEAFRFSPGLDTLTKKLYTHRGSQPLVAKPGDTFTLDVQDTHGRHVTGRATMPSRVTIDSLIWKFNDKPTEERRAYLLAKFQDPAATADFYRLQIHLDSISDSPNRDLEVDDRLTNGQFMTLGTSYRYSANDTLLVTLYHLDQPYYRFLQSVDEAQNANGNPFAQPAAVRSTVEGGVGVFTILSYHRRRIIIR, encoded by the coding sequence ATGAATTCCCTCTCTTTCCACCAAAACCGGTATCTACGCAATTTCTGGCTTCGGCTACCGCTGGCGTTAATTAGCCTGCTGGTATTGACCACAGGCTGCAATCTGCAGAAGGATATCGACGTGGAGCTCCCCGCTTTTCCGCCCCAGCTGGTGGTAGAGTGCTACTTGGAGCCCGGCCAGGTGCCTCGCATGACGGTCAGTGAAACCGTGCCCTACCTAAGCAGCCCCACTCCCACCCTGCTCACCGACGTGTCGGTGGTACTGACGCTGCCCTCGGGTCAAAAGGAGGCTTTTCGCTTCTCGCCCGGCCTGGATACGCTTACCAAAAAGTTGTATACCCATCGGGGCAGCCAGCCGCTGGTGGCCAAGCCCGGCGACACGTTCACCCTGGATGTGCAGGATACCCACGGCCGCCACGTGACGGGCCGGGCCACCATGCCGTCCCGGGTAACCATTGATTCGCTGATCTGGAAGTTCAACGACAAACCCACCGAAGAGCGCCGCGCTTATTTGCTGGCCAAGTTCCAGGACCCGGCCGCTACGGCCGACTTCTACCGCCTGCAGATTCACCTGGACAGCATCTCGGATAGTCCCAACCGCGACCTGGAAGTGGATGACCGCCTCACCAATGGCCAGTTTATGACCCTGGGCACCAGCTACCGGTACTCGGCCAACGACACGCTGCTGGTTACGCTCTATCACCTCGACCAGCCTTATTACCGCTTTCTGCAGTCGGTGGACGAGGCCCAGAATGCCAACGGCAACCCCTTCGCTCAGCCTGCCGCCGTGCGCTCGACAGTAGAAGGCGGTGTGGGCGTCTTCACCATCCTGAGCTACCACCGCCGCCGGATTATTATCCGCTAG
- a CDS encoding TonB-dependent receptor: MPGGLLAQQRFTISGYVRSGADRSVLPGASVAVPTLGTGATADAEGFYSLTLPEGRYQLSISFIGYQTQTRELNLTKSQRISFSLPEASNQLGEVVIEGTGTLEQKLQTTQMSVEHLNARDAKLLPALFGEVDLLKTLQLKPGVQNGGEGTSGLFVRGGSADQNLFLLDDAVVYNPSHLFGLFSVFNADAIQSVDLYKGGFPAQYGGRLSSVVDVKTKDGNPEKLGVSGGLGLISSRLTLDGPIVKDKGAFSLSGRRTYFDVFTRQINKLNKDTEDYSPIPDYYFYDFNAKANYKLGQKDQVFLTGYYGRDVFGFNSTGGFNFDFTWGNAVGALRWNHVFSPKLFLNTTVSATRYQYQIANKLDQFGFSLSSEILDYALRSDLDYLASDKHTLKLGVSATNHRFNVGRLSASSTDGSLNIGSEIIYRGQEASVYASDNFKASDKLQLDYGLRLTGFQSGSDRYAALEPRGAVRYSLTPKTSVKASYAMMYQYVHLVTNSGASLPTDIWYPSRLNVKPQRSQQVATGISFLLGEGKYLLTDEVYYKWAQNQVDFRDGAQLFANEDLDAEFLFGKGWSYGNEIYLEKKSGRTTGWLGYSLAWTQRQFPPQRGSSGVNNGKVFYPTYDRRHNLTVVGLHQLNERINLTASFVFTSGAPTTLPQGRFLVQDIFGDNPMAVPIYPDRNTYRMAPYHRMDLGMVYKLRPKRGESDLTFSVYNAYNRRNPYFIYFEQVRNKETREVTNFRARQVSLFPVIPSVTYNFKF; this comes from the coding sequence GTGCCCGGCGGGCTACTAGCCCAGCAGCGCTTTACCATCAGCGGCTACGTGCGCTCCGGGGCCGACCGCAGTGTGTTGCCGGGCGCCTCGGTGGCTGTGCCCACGCTGGGTACCGGGGCCACCGCCGACGCCGAAGGATTTTATTCTCTGACGCTGCCCGAGGGCCGCTACCAACTGAGCATTTCCTTTATCGGCTACCAGACTCAGACCCGGGAGCTGAACCTGACCAAGTCGCAGCGGATTTCCTTTAGCTTGCCTGAGGCCAGCAACCAGCTTGGCGAAGTCGTGATTGAGGGCACGGGCACGCTGGAGCAGAAGCTGCAAACCACCCAGATGAGCGTGGAGCACCTCAACGCCCGCGACGCCAAGCTGCTGCCGGCCCTGTTTGGGGAAGTCGATTTACTTAAAACCCTGCAACTCAAGCCCGGCGTGCAAAACGGTGGGGAAGGCACCAGCGGCCTGTTTGTGCGGGGCGGCTCGGCCGACCAGAACCTGTTCCTGCTCGACGACGCGGTGGTGTACAACCCGAGCCACCTGTTCGGCCTGTTTTCGGTGTTCAATGCCGACGCCATTCAAAGTGTGGACCTCTACAAAGGTGGCTTTCCGGCTCAGTACGGCGGCCGGCTTTCGTCGGTGGTGGATGTAAAGACCAAGGACGGCAACCCCGAGAAGCTGGGCGTCAGCGGCGGCCTGGGGCTGATTTCGTCGCGCCTAACTCTGGACGGGCCCATCGTGAAAGACAAGGGCGCCTTTTCGCTGTCGGGCCGCCGCACGTATTTCGACGTCTTCACCCGCCAGATCAATAAGCTCAACAAGGACACTGAGGACTACAGCCCCATTCCCGACTACTATTTCTACGATTTCAACGCCAAGGCCAACTACAAGCTGGGCCAGAAAGACCAAGTGTTTCTGACCGGCTACTACGGCCGGGACGTGTTCGGCTTCAACAGCACCGGGGGCTTCAACTTCGACTTTACCTGGGGCAACGCCGTGGGGGCGCTGCGCTGGAACCACGTTTTTTCGCCCAAGCTGTTTTTGAACACTACTGTTTCGGCCACGCGCTACCAGTACCAGATTGCCAACAAGCTCGACCAGTTCGGCTTCAGTTTGTCGTCGGAAATTCTGGACTATGCCTTGCGCTCCGACCTCGACTACCTGGCTTCCGACAAGCATACGCTCAAGCTAGGCGTGAGTGCCACCAACCACCGCTTCAACGTGGGTCGGCTCTCGGCCAGCAGCACCGACGGCAGCCTGAACATCGGCTCTGAAATCATTTACCGAGGCCAGGAAGCGTCGGTGTATGCCTCTGACAACTTCAAGGCCAGTGACAAGCTGCAGCTGGATTACGGCCTGCGCCTGACCGGTTTCCAGAGTGGCTCCGACCGGTATGCGGCCCTCGAACCGCGCGGGGCCGTGCGCTACTCCCTCACGCCCAAAACGTCGGTGAAGGCCAGCTACGCCATGATGTACCAGTACGTGCACCTCGTCACGAATTCGGGCGCGTCGTTGCCGACCGACATCTGGTATCCGTCCCGTCTCAACGTGAAGCCCCAACGCTCCCAGCAGGTTGCCACCGGCATCAGCTTTTTGCTGGGCGAAGGCAAATACCTGCTCACCGACGAGGTGTACTACAAGTGGGCCCAAAACCAGGTGGATTTCCGCGACGGGGCCCAGTTGTTTGCCAACGAAGATCTGGACGCCGAATTCCTCTTCGGCAAGGGCTGGTCGTATGGCAACGAAATCTACCTGGAAAAGAAATCGGGCCGCACCACGGGCTGGCTCGGCTACTCCCTGGCCTGGACCCAGCGGCAGTTTCCGCCGCAGCGGGGCAGCAGCGGCGTCAACAACGGCAAGGTATTTTACCCTACCTACGACCGGCGCCACAACCTGACGGTGGTGGGTCTGCACCAGCTCAACGAGCGAATCAACCTCACGGCTTCCTTTGTCTTTACCTCGGGGGCACCCACCACGCTACCCCAGGGCCGCTTTCTGGTCCAGGATATTTTCGGCGACAACCCGATGGCCGTTCCGATTTATCCCGACCGCAACACCTACCGCATGGCCCCTTACCACCGCATGGACCTGGGCATGGTGTACAAGCTGCGGCCCAAGCGCGGCGAATCGGACCTGACCTTCTCGGTGTACAACGCCTACAACCGGCGCAACCCCTACTTCATCTATTTCGAGCAGGTGCGCAATAAGGAAACCAGGGAGGTAACCAATTTCCGGGCCCGGCAGGTGTCATTGTTTCCGGTTATTCCCTCAGTCACATATAATTTCAAGTTTTAG
- the trxA gene encoding thioredoxin: MPKKSFSELINSPGMPVLVDFYADWCGPCKTMAPILEQVAAQHQGKLKVIKIDVDKNPAVAQQFRVQGIPTLILFHKGQPVWRQSGVVPAPQLSQTVQAYL; this comes from the coding sequence ATGCCAAAAAAATCCTTTAGCGAGCTTATTAACAGTCCGGGTATGCCGGTGCTGGTCGACTTTTACGCCGACTGGTGCGGGCCCTGCAAAACCATGGCCCCGATTCTGGAGCAGGTAGCCGCCCAGCACCAGGGCAAGCTCAAAGTCATCAAGATTGACGTAGACAAGAACCCAGCCGTGGCCCAGCAATTCCGGGTGCAGGGCATTCCTACCCTGATTTTGTTCCACAAAGGCCAGCCCGTGTGGCGGCAGTCGGGGGTGGTGCCGGCTCCCCAGCTCAGCCAGACCGTGCAGGCATACCTGTAG
- a CDS encoding HNH endonuclease — MVRLDFSKQSEKRCELCEREVSAVSRHHLVPREEGGRYGPTVALCQPCHSTVHLLLTNRELARKYPTVEALQQAPELQKYLHWVRRSRVEHISNRRRR; from the coding sequence ATGGTGCGTTTGGATTTTTCTAAGCAGAGTGAGAAGCGTTGTGAACTCTGTGAACGGGAAGTAAGCGCCGTGTCGCGCCACCACTTGGTACCCCGGGAGGAAGGTGGGCGCTATGGGCCTACCGTGGCGCTTTGCCAGCCCTGCCACAGCACAGTGCATTTGCTGCTTACCAACCGCGAGCTGGCCCGAAAGTATCCGACGGTGGAGGCCTTGCAGCAAGCCCCGGAACTGCAGAAATATTTGCATTGGGTTCGCCGCAGCCGGGTCGAGCATATTTCCAACCGCCGGCGCCGGTAG
- a CDS encoding DUF6687 family protein, whose protein sequence is MAYQFVPFATLREQPTIVVDSTANGAALVLAHWRGAPTPPLLRDDTSAGSVLRALRQPATPGLAAPAVTANHFDVDGFVGVWSLLYPDLALEHEDLLRQTARLGDFREWEGSSTLADQALQLVCWLNAEEKERFYPPFGAPVLRRREDEACVEKFNWFLPRFAQVLQNPASGRAAWEPEYQRVQLAAAVMRGPATRLTHYPEIGLVVVRTPEPLPYYALFGPTGGADIVLSIYDGQRYELEYKYTTWVDLESRPALPRLPLDGLAAQLNEQEAPPHRWTFDGITDTGPLLRLAGKALTKVERYADPDQRPIFASSITEDVLEQAVVQFFRQGYALIQPRRYWTWAEIRAAGQPGSAG, encoded by the coding sequence ATGGCTTATCAGTTTGTGCCCTTTGCTACGCTTCGGGAGCAGCCCACGATTGTGGTCGACAGTACGGCTAATGGCGCGGCCCTGGTGCTGGCTCACTGGCGCGGAGCCCCTACGCCGCCGCTCCTGCGCGACGATACCAGCGCGGGCTCGGTGCTGCGCGCCCTGCGCCAGCCCGCTACGCCCGGCCTGGCCGCTCCGGCCGTCACGGCCAACCACTTCGACGTGGATGGTTTCGTCGGGGTCTGGAGCTTGCTTTACCCCGACCTGGCCTTGGAGCACGAAGATCTGCTGCGGCAGACGGCCCGCCTCGGCGACTTTCGGGAGTGGGAGGGCAGTAGCACCCTGGCCGACCAGGCCCTGCAATTGGTGTGCTGGCTGAATGCTGAGGAAAAAGAGCGGTTTTACCCTCCTTTCGGGGCCCCGGTTTTGCGCCGCCGCGAGGACGAGGCCTGCGTCGAGAAGTTCAACTGGTTTCTGCCCCGCTTCGCCCAAGTGCTGCAAAACCCGGCGAGTGGGCGAGCCGCCTGGGAGCCAGAATATCAGCGGGTACAACTAGCGGCGGCCGTTATGCGGGGACCAGCCACGCGGCTCACGCACTACCCCGAAATCGGGCTGGTGGTAGTGCGCACGCCCGAGCCACTGCCGTACTACGCCTTGTTTGGCCCTACGGGTGGGGCCGACATCGTGCTGAGCATCTACGACGGGCAGCGCTACGAGCTGGAGTATAAATACACCACCTGGGTTGACCTGGAATCGAGGCCAGCGCTGCCGCGCCTGCCACTGGACGGGCTGGCCGCGCAGCTGAACGAACAGGAAGCGCCGCCCCACCGCTGGACGTTCGACGGCATCACCGACACGGGGCCACTACTGCGCCTGGCGGGCAAAGCGCTGACGAAAGTGGAGCGCTACGCCGACCCCGATCAGCGGCCCATCTTTGCCTCGTCCATTACGGAAGACGTGCTGGAGCAAGCCGTAGTGCAGTTTTTTCGCCAAGGCTACGCCCTGATTCAGCCCCGCCGCTACTGGACGTGGGCCGAAATCAGGGCTGCCGGACAGCCGGGCAGCGCCGGGTAG
- a CDS encoding AAA family ATPase, protein MKILRVRFYNLNSLRGQHEVDFAASPLSDAGLFAITGPTGAGKTTILDAITLALYGQVPRHDGSGPEQVMSHGTGESWAEVEFQVNDKRYRAKWGQYRSRKKADGKLQPPSMELSEYQEPQNPDDEPQWPFLETYKSKVPGRVAELSGLEYRQFLRSVLLAQGEFTKFLKSSPGERAQLLEKITDTRKYSDISRAAFDKAKQETQQVEVLRAGLAGVTLLSAEEVTELEAEVAGFTTQLSTATAEQQRLSEAQLWLRRLADLTARQQHGQQRLLLLAQEAEALSPIRQRVSRHEQALPFRTPWALLQQAHTLIQRLQREAEQLQGELPRLQEQLTQAQQARQQAQRRRDEAAETQQQQEPKLREAEKLDTIIQLAEVQLQKDKQEYDLNNEQCKQLKANAEQAAGRLRELQAQLKELGKWLAVNANVSELAELLPELSANIQDWEHLNAELGQLRQRLQELHQRQQQAATAVAKYEQVAAQARQHLSDLTSQQQAATADRNRWLRRLRHQVAALQKDQEAQQQHWDDLRRSLQMQQLVLSHEGTRELLVAGEPCPVCGATEHPYLAGVLGISSDSVQRDTQREEELGQRVRALGTRFNRLNTYVTMLEQTSGDAELGLDEPIQLLPESEESSVGEHIRALVKQLQELERQRGGLELQLAQASSQQANAAQQQHDYTQDATKLNQQLRDAEERVPTVRGVIASLLLNFGLEFTDLNGRTLMKLASDRAAEFNQKQQEQHKAQQELAGISATFDQTEQERERLQLWLRTRKQELLEKHAAMQQQKQERHELFAGANVAAARRELAAAVEEATRQLDQATEAQKNRETAWSVAAESLRKSEQEARRQQQEHEQQHAALVAELQTAGLAPDPAALATLLLPDTEVRRLADQLQTHEQAVATTQQNLTEAAQQFQQEQQRNLTAEPAETVSEQLQALNEQLAQLNQQLGQRQQRLLDHHRGLERHAALAQQLEKQQQEARRWRQLAELIGSADGKKFSEFAQGLTLARLVDLANRHLHRLTDRYRITRNPEEHLDLLIIDEYQAGNSRSMNSLSGGESFLVSLALALGLSELAGRKTQINTLFIDEGFGTLDPDTLEVALSALETLQGTGKTIGIISHVEALKERVSTQINVRKGAGGVSSLRVVGFGVETE, encoded by the coding sequence ATGAAGATTCTCCGCGTCCGTTTTTACAACCTGAACTCCCTGCGCGGGCAGCACGAAGTCGATTTTGCGGCCTCGCCGCTGTCGGATGCGGGCTTGTTTGCCATTACCGGCCCCACCGGCGCGGGCAAAACCACCATTCTGGATGCTATTACCCTGGCCCTCTACGGCCAGGTGCCCCGCCACGACGGCAGCGGCCCCGAGCAGGTGATGAGCCATGGCACCGGGGAAAGCTGGGCCGAAGTCGAGTTTCAGGTAAACGACAAACGCTACCGGGCTAAGTGGGGCCAGTACCGCTCCCGCAAGAAAGCCGATGGCAAGCTCCAGCCGCCGAGCATGGAGCTCAGCGAGTACCAGGAGCCCCAAAACCCCGACGACGAGCCCCAATGGCCGTTTTTGGAAACGTACAAGTCGAAGGTGCCGGGCCGGGTGGCCGAACTCAGCGGCCTGGAGTACCGACAGTTTCTGCGCTCGGTGCTGCTGGCCCAGGGCGAATTCACCAAGTTTCTGAAGTCCAGCCCCGGCGAGAGGGCCCAGCTGCTGGAAAAGATTACTGACACCCGCAAGTACTCCGATATTTCGAGGGCCGCCTTCGACAAAGCCAAGCAGGAAACCCAGCAGGTAGAAGTACTGCGCGCCGGCCTGGCGGGCGTTACCTTGCTCAGTGCCGAGGAAGTAACCGAGCTGGAAGCCGAAGTTGCTGGCTTCACAACCCAGCTCAGCACCGCTACGGCCGAGCAGCAGCGCCTGAGTGAGGCTCAACTCTGGCTGCGCCGCCTAGCCGACCTCACCGCCCGCCAGCAACACGGTCAGCAACGGCTGCTGCTGCTGGCCCAGGAAGCCGAGGCCTTGTCGCCAATCCGGCAGCGGGTGAGCCGGCACGAGCAGGCCCTACCCTTCCGCACGCCCTGGGCTTTGCTGCAGCAGGCCCACACCCTGATTCAGCGGTTGCAGCGCGAAGCCGAGCAGCTGCAGGGAGAGCTGCCACGGCTGCAGGAGCAACTAACCCAGGCCCAGCAAGCCCGCCAGCAGGCTCAGCGCCGCCGCGACGAAGCCGCTGAAACCCAGCAACAGCAGGAACCCAAGCTGCGCGAGGCCGAAAAGCTGGACACTATCATCCAGCTGGCCGAGGTTCAGCTGCAGAAAGACAAGCAGGAATACGACCTCAACAACGAGCAGTGCAAGCAGCTTAAGGCCAATGCTGAGCAAGCGGCAGGCAGGCTGCGCGAATTGCAGGCTCAACTCAAGGAGCTCGGTAAGTGGCTGGCCGTGAATGCCAATGTCAGTGAGCTGGCCGAGCTGTTGCCCGAGCTGTCGGCCAACATTCAGGACTGGGAGCACCTCAACGCCGAGCTGGGTCAGCTGCGCCAGCGCCTGCAGGAGCTGCACCAGCGCCAGCAGCAGGCCGCCACGGCCGTAGCCAAGTACGAGCAGGTCGCTGCCCAGGCCCGGCAGCACCTCTCCGACCTCACCAGCCAGCAGCAGGCCGCTACCGCCGACCGAAACCGGTGGCTGCGCCGCCTGCGCCATCAGGTAGCCGCCTTGCAGAAAGACCAGGAAGCCCAGCAGCAGCACTGGGACGACTTACGCCGCAGTCTGCAGATGCAGCAGTTGGTCTTGTCGCACGAGGGCACCCGGGAGTTGCTGGTGGCCGGGGAGCCTTGCCCGGTGTGCGGGGCCACGGAACACCCCTACCTGGCCGGCGTGTTGGGCATCAGCTCCGACTCGGTGCAGCGCGACACCCAGCGCGAGGAAGAGCTGGGCCAGCGCGTGCGCGCCCTGGGCACCCGTTTCAACCGCCTGAACACCTACGTGACCATGCTGGAGCAAACCAGCGGCGACGCCGAGCTGGGACTGGATGAGCCGATTCAGCTGCTGCCTGAAAGTGAGGAAAGCAGCGTGGGTGAGCATATCCGCGCCTTGGTGAAGCAGCTGCAGGAACTAGAGCGGCAGCGGGGTGGCCTGGAGCTGCAACTGGCCCAGGCCAGCAGTCAGCAGGCCAACGCCGCCCAGCAGCAGCACGACTACACCCAGGACGCTACTAAGCTCAACCAGCAGCTCCGTGACGCTGAAGAGCGGGTACCCACCGTGCGCGGGGTTATTGCCAGTCTGTTGCTCAATTTCGGCCTCGAATTCACCGACCTCAACGGCCGGACCCTGATGAAGCTGGCCAGTGACCGGGCTGCCGAATTCAACCAGAAACAGCAGGAGCAACACAAGGCCCAGCAGGAATTGGCGGGCATCAGCGCCACGTTTGACCAAACCGAGCAGGAACGGGAGCGGCTGCAACTGTGGCTACGTACCCGCAAGCAGGAATTGCTGGAAAAGCACGCCGCCATGCAGCAGCAGAAGCAGGAGCGCCACGAGCTGTTTGCCGGCGCCAACGTGGCGGCCGCCCGCCGGGAGCTGGCCGCCGCCGTGGAAGAAGCTACCAGACAGCTGGATCAGGCCACGGAAGCTCAGAAAAACCGGGAAACGGCTTGGTCGGTGGCGGCTGAGAGCTTGCGCAAAAGTGAGCAGGAAGCCCGGCGCCAACAGCAGGAACACGAGCAGCAGCACGCCGCCTTGGTGGCCGAGCTGCAAACCGCCGGCCTGGCCCCCGACCCCGCGGCCCTGGCCACCCTGCTGCTGCCCGATACGGAAGTGCGCCGCCTGGCCGACCAGCTCCAGACCCACGAGCAGGCCGTGGCTACCACCCAGCAAAACCTGACCGAAGCTGCTCAGCAGTTTCAGCAGGAACAGCAGCGCAACCTAACCGCCGAGCCCGCCGAAACCGTCAGTGAGCAGCTCCAAGCATTGAATGAGCAGCTGGCCCAACTCAACCAGCAGCTTGGGCAGCGGCAGCAGCGTCTACTCGACCACCACCGCGGTCTGGAGCGGCACGCGGCTTTGGCCCAACAGCTCGAAAAGCAGCAACAGGAAGCCCGGCGCTGGCGGCAGTTGGCCGAACTCATCGGCTCCGCCGACGGCAAGAAGTTTAGCGAGTTTGCCCAGGGCCTGACCCTGGCCCGCCTCGTAGACTTGGCCAACCGCCACCTGCACCGCCTCACCGACCGATACCGCATCACCCGCAACCCCGAAGAGCACCTGGACCTGCTTATTATCGACGAGTATCAGGCCGGTAACAGCCGCTCAATGAACTCCTTGTCGGGTGGGGAAAGCTTCTTGGTCAGTCTGGCCCTAGCCCTGGGCCTTTCGGAGCTGGCGGGCCGCAAAACCCAGATTAACACGCTCTTTATCGACGAAGGATTCGGCACGCTCGACCCCGACACGCTGGAGGTAGCGTTGTCGGCCCTGGAAACTCTGCAGGGCACGGGCAAAACCATCGGTATCATTTCTCACGTCGAAGCCCTGAAGGAGCGCGTCAGCACCCAGATCAACGTGCGCAAGGGGGCCGGCGGCGTCAGCTCCCTGCGCGTGGTAGGCTTCGGGGTCGAAACCGAATAG